The Polyodon spathula isolate WHYD16114869_AA chromosome 3, ASM1765450v1, whole genome shotgun sequence genome has a segment encoding these proteins:
- the LOC121308776 gene encoding anterior gradient protein 2 homolog, with product MVKGLMSVLLILVAVSSSFGNPEKNGSAKKEKKSPQTLSRGWGDQLTWTQTYEEALFRARSSNKPVMVIHHLEDCPHSQALKQVFSSSKKIQKMADEDFIVLNLVYETTDKHLSPDGQYVPRIIFVDPSLTVRADITGRYANRLYTYEPADINLLISNMEKAKRLLKTEL from the exons ATGGTGAAAGGATTGATGTCAGTGCTTTTGATCCTGGTGGCTGTCTCCTCTAGCTTTGGAAACCCTGAAAAAAATGGTTCTGCCAAAAAAGAGAAGAAATCTCCACAGACTCTGTCCAGAG GGTGGGGTGATCAACTTACTTGGACTCAAACCTATGAAGAAGCTTTATTCAGAGCCAGATCAAG CAACAAACCTGTCATGGTTATCCATCACTTGGAAGACTGCCCACACAGTCAAG CTCTGAAGCAAGTATTCTCCAGCAGCAAAAAAATTCAGAAGATGGCTGATGAAGACTTTATTGTCCTGAACCTTGTG tatgaaacaacAGACAAGCATTTGTCCCCCGATGGCCAGTATGTACCCAGAATCATTTTTGTAG ATCCCTCTCTGACTGTCAGGGCTGACATCACTGGAAGATATGCAAACCGTCTCTACACCTATGAACCAGCAGACATCAACCTCT tgattAGTAACATGGAGAAAGCCAAGAGGCTGTTGAAGACCGAATTATAA